The Jannaschia sp. GRR-S6-38 genomic interval GGCTTCCAGCACCGCCTCCGCATGGCCGGGCACCTTCACCTTGCGCCAGACCTGCTTCACCGTCCCGTCGGCCGCGATCAGGAAGGTCGCGCGTTCGATCCCCATGCTCTTCTTGCCGTACATGTTCTTCTCGACCCAGACGCCGTAATCCTCGCAGACCGAGCCTTCCGCGTCCGAGGCCAGCGTCACGCCCAGCTCGTGCTTGGCGGCGAACTTGTCGTGCTTGGCGACGGTATCCTTCGAGATGCCGACGATCTCCGCGCCCGCCTCGCGGAAGGCGTCGAGATGCTCGGTGAAGGCGATCGCCTCCTTGGTGCAGCCCGGCGTGTCGTCGCGCGGGTAGAAATACAGCACCACCTGCTTGCCGCGCATGTCGCGCAGACTGACCTCGCCGCCGCCATTGGTGGGCAGGGTGAAGTCGGGGGCCTCCTGGCCGGGCTGGATGTCGGGCATGGCACTCTCCTGTCGGTTGTCGCGAGAGGACTTGGAACCCGTCCCCCCGATGGTCAAGATGGCGCGATCCTGCGAGCCGCCCATGACAGATGACCTGACGCCCCCCCGCCGCCGCCGTCCGCTTCGCCGGGCGACGGGGGTCGTGCTGGTCCTGCTGGTCGCCGCGCTGGCCACCGCGGGCTGGCGGCTGACCCGCGGGCCGGTCGATCTGCCGGCCTGGGTTGTGGCGCGGGCCGAGGCGCGGCTGGGCGCGGGGCTGGCGCCGACCGCGCTGACGCTGGGCGGCGTTTCGCTCGATTTCGACACTGGGGCTCTGGCGCTCGGGCTGCGGCTGCGCGGGGCGGAACTCGCGCGCGACGGTGCGACGCTGCTGCGCCTGCCCGACGCGCGGGTCGAACTGGACGCGCGGGCGCTGGCCGCGGGCCGGCTGCGCCCCACCCGGATCGGGGTCGAGGGGCTGTCGCTGCGCGTGGCCCGCGACGCGGAGGGCCGGCTCAACCTCGGGCTCGGCGGGGGCGGCGGCGGCTTGCCCGACAGCTGGGCCGGCGCGTTGGAGAGCATCGACGCGGTCTTGTCCGCGCCCGCCGTGGCCGCGCTGGACGAGCTGCGCATCGACGGCGTCCGGCTGGACCTGTCGGATGCCGTCACCGGGCTTTCCCAGCAGATCGAGAACGGCTCGCTGGTGATGCGCCGGGCCGGGCAGGCGGCCGCGCTGGACCTGGTGACCGAGCTGCCGCTCTCCGGCGGGGGCGCGGCGCGGCTCACCGCGACGCTGGAGCGGCGGGTGCCGGGCGAGGGGGCGATGGCGCGCTTCGCGTTGGTCGGGCTGCCGGTCGGCCGCTTGGCCGAGGCGCTGCCGAACGTGCCTGCCCTGTCGCTGGGCCGTGGCACCCTATCGACCAGCGCGGCCATGACCCTGTCCGAGGACGGCGTGCCCGGCCCGCTGCGCGGCCAGGTCCAGCTGTCGGAGGCCCAGCTCACCGGCCGGCCCCGCTTCGCGCTGGACCGCGCGCGGCTCGGCTTCGCCTGGCAGCCCGGCTCGGGCCGGATCGCGCTCGAAGAGGTCGCGGCCTCCTCCGATGACCTGGCGCTCGCGGCGACGGGGCAGATCCTGCTCGAGGACGGGCTGGTCGGTCCAGTGCAGGTGCAGCTCCGGCTCGGCGAGACGGTCTTCGACCCCGAGGGCATGTTCGACCGCCGCGTGGCCTTCGACGAAGGCCTGATCGAGGCGCGGCTGACCCAGGCGCCGCTGGCGCTGCGGGTCGGGCAGGCGATGGTCAC includes:
- the bcp gene encoding thioredoxin-dependent thiol peroxidase; its protein translation is MPDIQPGQEAPDFTLPTNGGGEVSLRDMRGKQVVLYFYPRDDTPGCTKEAIAFTEHLDAFREAGAEIVGISKDTVAKHDKFAAKHELGVTLASDAEGSVCEDYGVWVEKNMYGKKSMGIERATFLIAADGTVKQVWRKVKVPGHAEAVLEAARA